Proteins from one Halovivax limisalsi genomic window:
- a CDS encoding PLP-dependent cysteine synthase family protein, with amino-acid sequence MTVHDRPLSSVLETVGNTPLVGLQAAPAAVSVYAKLETFNPGASVKDRIGAYMLEAMLERGDIEPGGTVVEPTAGNTGIGFAIAARQLGLEAIFVVPERFSVEKQQLMDALGARVINTPTDDGMGGAIERAHDLADELDDAVVPQQFSNPLNTEAHYETTAPEIYDALDGEVGAVVAGCGTAGTLMGLARYALERNPDTHVVAVEPEGSLYGEFLGEEREEGEYKIEGIGTHDTATNELFDPDLVDEIRPVSDEAAHDELTRLAAEEGHLVGSSAGAASVAARDVAEHIAAGDLDVPADAVVTVFPDSSERYLSKDIYRSFEAWTS; translated from the coding sequence ATGACCGTTCACGACCGCCCGCTGTCGTCGGTGCTCGAGACGGTGGGAAACACGCCGCTGGTCGGACTGCAGGCCGCGCCGGCGGCCGTCTCCGTCTACGCGAAGCTCGAGACGTTCAATCCGGGGGCGAGCGTCAAAGATCGGATCGGCGCGTACATGCTCGAGGCGATGCTCGAACGCGGCGATATCGAACCCGGCGGCACCGTCGTCGAGCCGACGGCCGGCAACACGGGGATCGGATTCGCGATCGCGGCCCGCCAGCTCGGCCTCGAGGCGATCTTCGTCGTGCCCGAGCGCTTCAGCGTCGAGAAACAGCAACTGATGGACGCCCTCGGCGCCCGCGTGATCAACACGCCGACCGACGACGGGATGGGCGGCGCCATCGAGCGCGCCCACGACCTCGCGGACGAACTCGACGACGCCGTCGTTCCCCAGCAGTTTTCCAATCCGCTGAACACGGAAGCCCACTACGAGACGACCGCCCCCGAGATCTACGACGCGCTCGACGGCGAGGTCGGCGCCGTGGTGGCCGGCTGCGGCACCGCGGGGACGCTGATGGGCCTCGCTCGCTACGCCCTCGAACGGAACCCGGACACCCACGTCGTCGCGGTCGAACCCGAGGGCTCGCTGTACGGCGAGTTCCTGGGCGAGGAGCGCGAGGAGGGCGAGTACAAGATCGAGGGCATCGGCACGCACGACACCGCGACGAACGAACTCTTCGACCCCGACCTCGTCGACGAGATCCGCCCGGTGAGCGACGAGGCGGCCCACGACGAACTCACCCGGCTCGCCGCCGAGGAAGGCCACCTCGTGGGGTCGAGCGCCGGCGCGGCGAGCGTCGCCGCCCGTGACGTCGCCGAGCACATCGCCGCGGGCGACCTCGACGTCCCGGCGGACGCCGTCGTCACCGTCTTCCCCGACTCCAGCGAGCGCTACCTCTCGAAGGACATCTACCGCTCGTTCGAGGCCTGGACCTCGTAG
- a CDS encoding DUF5798 family protein: protein MGLGSTAKKIQLVSEKAEQMYKQVQELQQRIIGLEGAVEETHDTVTDIETDVAQQRALLEALAEERGLDTEAILAEAAIDDAEGADAELPDGDEADATAVDERPEESGADAATSSDE, encoded by the coding sequence ATGGGACTCGGCTCGACGGCGAAGAAGATCCAGCTCGTCTCTGAGAAGGCGGAACAGATGTACAAACAGGTCCAGGAGCTCCAACAGCGGATTATCGGCCTCGAGGGCGCGGTCGAGGAGACCCACGACACCGTGACCGATATCGAGACCGACGTCGCACAGCAGCGAGCCCTCCTCGAAGCGCTCGCCGAGGAACGGGGGCTGGATACCGAAGCCATCCTCGCGGAAGCGGCGATCGACGACGCCGAGGGGGCCGACGCCGAGCTACCGGATGGCGACGAGGCCGACGCGACCGCCGTCGACGAGCGACCCGAGGAGTCCGGCGCGGACGCCGCGACGTCGTCCGACGAGTAA
- a CDS encoding Hsp20/alpha crystallin family protein, with amino-acid sequence MVPRASPTSSWMQGLDFPSRIFGESGGTDYELYEEDGEFVLTVDLPGFEREEIDLAWDEGILNVAAEHVDDERGRRKTYHRRYRFPKVVDEDEIDARYTNGVLEVRLPTAGSTVQGTPIEVKG; translated from the coding sequence ATGGTGCCACGCGCATCACCGACGTCATCCTGGATGCAAGGCCTCGACTTCCCGTCCCGCATTTTCGGGGAGTCCGGTGGAACCGACTACGAACTGTACGAGGAAGACGGCGAGTTCGTGCTCACCGTCGACCTGCCCGGCTTCGAGCGCGAGGAGATCGACCTCGCGTGGGACGAGGGCATCCTGAACGTCGCCGCCGAGCACGTCGACGACGAGCGCGGTCGCCGGAAGACCTACCACCGGCGCTACCGCTTCCCGAAGGTCGTCGACGAGGACGAGATCGACGCCCGCTACACCAACGGCGTGCTCGAGGTCCGGCTGCCGACCGCCGGCAGCACGGTCCAGGGAACGCCGATCGAAGTCAAGGGCTGA
- a CDS encoding PQQ-binding-like beta-propeller repeat protein — MKRSRDSTRDRRGRRELLSSAGAALVAGLAGCAGTLDGDETPDSTNEPGDAGDRLRPDLTDAAPYRMHQYGPDHAGVADGAGPTAAVDVAWTFREGADDTYYEIGTPAIVDGTVYVAEGRSDDEAEAATGVYALDGATGEVEWEQTFPGTNALGSTAVVDGAVVQQLGGMVVVLEADTGAERWRERRDLSNPVTVADDTVYAIETAYADPPTLVALSLADGGERWTEPLADDGRFWPTAPAVVDGTVYQGGSELVALSATDGERRWTRDLDAPVVGSPTVADGDLYAPLGDGTVRAYDLDGTPRWTQPVESAASVVGTPFVSSPAVAEGTCYVVNAWQVSALDVQDGSIRWTTEGDADGTPLVADGVVYIGGLSAAAAYDGASGDRLWHHDSAASTGAGRVTPVVGDAVLYPSGGLHALVEQESSS, encoded by the coding sequence ATGAAACGGTCGAGGGATTCGACTCGCGATCGTCGGGGACGCCGCGAGCTGCTGTCGAGCGCCGGCGCGGCGCTCGTCGCCGGGTTGGCCGGGTGCGCCGGGACGCTGGACGGGGACGAGACGCCGGATTCGACGAACGAGCCCGGGGACGCGGGGGACCGGTTGCGCCCGGATCTGACCGACGCGGCTCCCTACCGGATGCACCAGTACGGCCCCGACCACGCCGGCGTCGCGGATGGCGCGGGTCCGACTGCAGCCGTCGACGTGGCCTGGACCTTCCGGGAGGGCGCCGACGACACCTACTACGAAATCGGCACTCCGGCGATCGTCGACGGCACCGTCTACGTCGCCGAGGGCCGGTCTGACGACGAGGCGGAGGCAGCGACGGGTGTCTACGCGCTCGATGGGGCGACAGGCGAGGTCGAGTGGGAACAGACGTTCCCCGGGACGAACGCGCTGGGGTCGACGGCCGTGGTCGACGGCGCGGTGGTGCAGCAGCTCGGCGGGATGGTCGTCGTCCTCGAGGCGGACACGGGTGCGGAACGCTGGCGCGAGCGCCGCGATCTCTCGAACCCGGTGACGGTCGCCGACGACACCGTCTACGCGATCGAGACCGCGTACGCCGACCCGCCGACGCTCGTCGCGCTCTCCCTCGCGGACGGCGGCGAGCGCTGGACCGAACCGCTGGCCGACGACGGCCGATTCTGGCCGACAGCCCCGGCGGTCGTCGACGGGACGGTCTACCAGGGCGGCAGCGAGCTGGTCGCGCTGTCGGCCACCGACGGCGAGCGACGGTGGACGCGCGACCTCGACGCACCCGTGGTCGGGTCGCCGACGGTCGCCGACGGTGACCTCTACGCACCGCTGGGCGACGGCACCGTCAGGGCCTACGACCTCGACGGCACCCCTCGCTGGACTCAGCCCGTCGAGAGTGCCGCCTCCGTCGTCGGCACACCGTTCGTCTCGTCGCCGGCGGTCGCTGAGGGGACGTGCTACGTCGTGAACGCCTGGCAGGTGAGCGCGCTCGACGTACAGGACGGCTCGATCCGGTGGACGACCGAAGGCGACGCGGACGGCACGCCGCTCGTCGCCGACGGCGTCGTCTACATCGGCGGCTTGAGCGCTGCGGCCGCTTACGACGGCGCGAGCGGCGATCGCCTCTGGCACCACGACTCGGCTGCCTCAACTGGCGCCGGCCGGGTCACCCCTGTCGTCGGCGACGCCGTCCTCTACCCCAGCGGCGGCCTCCACGCGCTGGTCGAGCAGGAATCGTCGTCCTGA
- a CDS encoding YhbY family RNA-binding protein, translating to MDEAERTKRAHDLDVTVWVGKGGVDAVADELDAQLDDRDLVKVKFLRAARGGTDTEELATDLAEDVGAKIHDTRGHTAVLYR from the coding sequence ATGGACGAAGCCGAACGGACCAAACGCGCTCACGACCTCGACGTCACCGTCTGGGTCGGCAAGGGCGGCGTCGACGCCGTCGCCGACGAACTCGACGCCCAGCTCGACGATCGCGACCTGGTGAAGGTGAAGTTCCTGCGCGCCGCCCGCGGGGGAACCGACACCGAGGAACTCGCGACCGACCTGGCCGAGGATGTCGGCGCGAAGATCCACGACACGCGCGGGCACACCGCCGTGCTGTACCGCTAA
- a CDS encoding ribonuclease P protein component 4, protein MTVAEERIERLETLARDAAASGHHDRAREYVRLARRIAERNRLSLPRSFTRSTCDACDAYLRPGDNARVRLRDRHVVITCDCGHHARYPYD, encoded by the coding sequence ATGACGGTGGCCGAGGAGCGGATCGAGCGACTCGAAACCCTGGCGCGCGACGCCGCCGCGTCCGGCCACCACGACCGCGCCCGCGAGTACGTCCGACTGGCCCGTCGCATCGCGGAACGAAACCGCCTGTCGCTGCCGCGCTCGTTCACGCGCTCGACCTGCGACGCCTGCGACGCCTACCTCCGACCGGGCGATAACGCCCGCGTCCGCCTCCGGGACAGACACGTCGTGATCACTTGCGACTGCGGCCACCACGCCCGCTACCCCTACGACTAG
- a CDS encoding ABC transporter substrate-binding protein encodes MTGRRDRAGLSRREYLTAGVAAGGLGLAGCGALLNRVDPDSTDQLSVTITAVPDDDDRQVNGIFTDLEAKLNAVGIDVSFDLRMTHEFYRAILMENDFDMYVGYFPGDRTLDYLYMLCHSQFINDPGWQNPFGLTNIQLDDHLEAQRREAGERRAETLVAVLETLVETKPFVPICEPSQHRVVTDQHFGGWRPDRLNSSLGYLGLEQVGSTADMTGLLLDARATQNVNPLAVFFRRRGAVVNLLYDSIARYVDGSLTPWLATDWTMDETSATVTLREDCHFHDDEALTADDVVFTYDLIADLSLGRAESPVPSPRFRRERSLIEAVEVIDDETVAFRFDRTTDPVGDGLTIPILPRHIWEPLVEELDEETATTEPWLRDALLSARDERVGSGPYAVEELVEREELSLVRNDEHFTLRESVDLPAPTAETLRFLPAANSSSAIAMVETGEASVTVSPLESHAIPDPADLDGARLVETNSSGFYHVGFNLRHEPFSNTNLRRAIASLIDREWLVADVFEGNARPITAPRSDAFEDELAGRSAPDRTVPFAGDSGELDVEAARDRFREAGFKYDEDGRLVVND; translated from the coding sequence ATGACGGGGAGGAGGGACCGGGCCGGACTGTCGCGACGGGAGTACCTGACGGCAGGCGTCGCCGCCGGCGGGCTCGGCCTCGCCGGCTGTGGCGCGCTGTTGAACCGCGTCGACCCGGACTCGACCGACCAGCTCTCGGTGACGATCACCGCGGTCCCCGACGACGACGATCGGCAAGTAAACGGGATCTTTACCGACCTCGAGGCGAAGCTGAACGCCGTCGGGATCGACGTCTCGTTCGATCTGCGGATGACTCACGAGTTCTACCGCGCGATCTTGATGGAGAACGACTTCGACATGTACGTGGGATACTTCCCGGGTGATCGAACGCTCGATTACCTCTACATGCTGTGTCACTCGCAGTTCATCAACGATCCGGGCTGGCAGAATCCCTTCGGGCTGACGAACATCCAGCTCGACGATCACCTCGAGGCGCAGCGTCGAGAGGCGGGCGAACGGCGAGCGGAGACGCTCGTGGCCGTCCTCGAAACGCTGGTCGAGACGAAGCCCTTCGTTCCGATCTGCGAGCCGTCGCAGCATCGCGTGGTGACCGATCAACACTTCGGGGGCTGGCGACCGGACCGGCTGAACTCTAGCCTGGGCTACCTGGGTCTCGAGCAAGTCGGGTCGACCGCCGACATGACCGGCCTCCTCCTGGACGCCCGGGCGACGCAGAACGTCAATCCGCTCGCCGTGTTCTTCCGCCGGCGCGGGGCGGTCGTCAACCTCCTCTACGATTCGATCGCTCGGTACGTCGACGGCTCGTTGACGCCCTGGCTCGCGACCGACTGGACGATGGACGAGACGAGCGCCACGGTCACGCTCAGGGAGGACTGTCACTTTCACGACGATGAGGCGCTCACCGCAGACGACGTCGTCTTCACGTACGACCTGATCGCGGATCTCTCGCTCGGGCGGGCGGAGTCGCCGGTCCCGTCGCCGCGATTCCGCCGAGAACGGTCGCTGATCGAGGCCGTCGAAGTGATCGACGACGAGACCGTCGCGTTCCGGTTCGACCGGACCACCGACCCCGTCGGTGACGGGTTGACGATCCCGATCCTGCCTCGCCACATCTGGGAGCCCCTCGTCGAGGAGCTCGACGAAGAGACGGCGACGACCGAACCCTGGCTCCGCGACGCCCTCCTCTCGGCGCGGGACGAGCGGGTCGGCAGTGGCCCCTACGCCGTCGAGGAACTCGTCGAGCGCGAGGAACTGTCCCTCGTCCGGAACGACGAGCACTTCACGCTGCGCGAGTCGGTCGACCTGCCCGCGCCGACCGCCGAAACCCTTCGCTTCCTGCCGGCGGCGAACAGCTCGTCGGCGATCGCGATGGTCGAAACCGGCGAAGCGTCGGTGACGGTCTCGCCGCTCGAATCGCACGCCATCCCCGACCCGGCGGACCTCGACGGGGCGAGGCTGGTCGAGACGAATTCCAGCGGGTTCTACCACGTCGGGTTCAACCTCAGGCACGAACCGTTTTCGAACACGAACCTCCGCCGGGCGATCGCCAGCCTGATCGACCGCGAGTGGCTGGTCGCGGACGTCTTCGAGGGCAACGCCCGGCCGATCACCGCGCCGCGGTCGGACGCGTTCGAGGACGAACTCGCCGGGCGGTCCGCCCCGGACCGGACGGTCCCGTTCGCCGGCGATAGCGGCGAGCTGGACGTCGAGGCCGCGCGCGATCGGTTCAGGGAGGCAGGCTTCAAGTACGACGAGGATGGTAGGCTCGTGGTGAACGACTGA
- a CDS encoding phosphatase PAP2 family protein produces the protein MLVSILTRLSVVLLLAMLVGVVSVIGIDRFRDGLSTWRETVRAITPIGLTLATVLSINKISRQALVDISSQYGLRLGGLFYDIEGRFILLFQSIGNEWTAAFYSYIYIYAYVFLLAFPVIMYFVLSDTRTIRGLLASYTLNYTIGAVLYVVVHAFGPRQYIGEDVRWMLFDFRPSYQLLTAEVNTYTNVFPSLHTSLSATVLLYAVRTHDRFPRWTPIAAFIAVNVWIATMYLGIHWAIDVVAGLVLAWGSVALADRLVGRFDVDRFFDPVWLRVDRLSKRIGDRVNRRFRRFGGG, from the coding sequence ATGCTCGTCTCGATCCTGACCCGGTTGAGCGTCGTCCTCCTCCTGGCAATGCTGGTGGGGGTCGTGAGCGTCATCGGCATCGATCGGTTTCGAGACGGGCTCTCGACGTGGCGCGAAACGGTGCGGGCGATCACGCCGATCGGGCTCACCCTGGCGACGGTGTTGTCGATCAACAAGATCTCCCGGCAGGCGCTCGTCGACATCTCGAGCCAGTACGGACTCCGGCTCGGCGGGCTCTTTTACGACATCGAGGGGCGATTCATCCTCCTCTTCCAGTCGATCGGGAACGAGTGGACTGCGGCCTTCTACTCGTACATCTACATCTACGCGTACGTGTTCTTGCTCGCGTTTCCCGTCATCATGTACTTCGTCCTCTCGGACACGCGCACGATTCGCGGCCTGCTGGCGTCGTACACGCTGAACTATACGATCGGGGCCGTCCTCTACGTCGTGGTCCACGCGTTCGGCCCGCGTCAGTACATCGGCGAGGACGTCCGGTGGATGCTCTTCGACTTCCGGCCGTCGTACCAGTTGCTGACGGCCGAGGTCAACACCTACACCAACGTCTTCCCGTCGCTGCACACCTCGCTCTCCGCGACGGTGCTGCTCTACGCGGTCCGGACGCACGATCGGTTCCCGCGCTGGACGCCGATCGCGGCCTTCATCGCGGTCAACGTCTGGATCGCGACGATGTACCTCGGGATTCACTGGGCGATCGACGTCGTCGCCGGGCTCGTCCTGGCCTGGGGCAGCGTCGCCCTCGCGGATCGACTGGTCGGTCGATTCGACGTCGATCGATTCTTCGACCCCGTCTGGTTACGCGTGGATCGCCTCTCGAAACGGATCGGTGATCGCGTGAATCGTCGCTTCCGGCGTTTTGGGGGCGGGTAA